From a single Lolium rigidum isolate FL_2022 chromosome 7, APGP_CSIRO_Lrig_0.1, whole genome shotgun sequence genomic region:
- the LOC124675002 gene encoding uncharacterized protein LOC124675002, translating to MAMEEGAMPRRTVDLAWRGGRSSSVPASLDCPMLAEAPSTSAPSMRSSLGDLACPPPTSTRRGRRTPAPPAPGDGEFLSSFLPDGTTVVAILSPAAMCNAYRRIIEFCPPQVWNPEILLKLLYLSKPYGKLTECIWLAVEKDGQSSTSVDDRGD from the exons ATGGCGATGGAGGAGGGCGCCATGCCTCGAAGAACCGTCGACCTGGCGTGGCGTGGCGGACGCAGTTCCTCCGTCCCGGCGTCGCTGGACTGTCCGATGCTCGCGGAGGCGCCTTCAACCTCCGCCCCGTCGATGCGTTCTTCGCTCGGGGATCTAGCGTGCCCACCCCCCACCTCCACGCGACGCGGCCGCCGTACACCTGCACCCCCAGCCCCCGGCGACGGCGAGTTTCTCTCCTCCTTCCTTCCCGATGGGACGACGGTGGTTGCAATCCTATCCCCT GCTGCGATGTGTAATGCATACAGGAGAATAATAGAATTCTGCCCCCCACAAGTATGGAATCCAGAGATCCTTCTGAAGTTGCTGTACTTGTCCAAGCCTTATGGCAAACTGACTGAATGCATTTGGCTGGCTGTTGAAAAAGACGGTCAGAGTTCTACATCTGTGGATGACAGAGGTGATTGA